The nucleotide window TCGGTGGTTAAGATTTTGGCGTCCGTTGCTCCAGCAAATCAGCGATCTCGGAGTGTCCCTTGTCGCGAGCCACTTTGGCGGCGGTCTTACCATCGTCGTTGGCGATGGTCGGGTCCGCGCCATGCTTCAAGAACAAATCGACCATCGGACGGTCGCCATTCAGGGCAGCTGCGTGGATCGGGACCCATCCCAACTGCTGCTGGGCATTGACGGGAGCTCCGTGCTCCAACAACAAGCGCGCGGCATCCAGATTTCGAGCGGAGGCAGCGGAGTGCAGGGGCATAACCTGCGTCGGATTGCTGGCAACGGCGTCAGCCTTGGCACCTTGTGCGAGGAGCAGTCGAGCGGAGTCGGGCTGTCCGAAATAGCTGGCAAAGTGGAGAGCGGTGAAGCCGTCTTTCGAATACGAGTTGACGGCCGCGGCATCGCGTAGACATTCCCGCAGCCTGTCGAGACGCCCGAGTGAGGCGGCTTCGAAGATATCCAATTCTTGTTTCTGGCCGGCGATCGCCTCGGCGAGATCGCGTTGGCCGCGATAGATCGCGTGCATCAGGAGGCTCACTCCGTTGGCGTCTTTTGACTCGGCAGCGGCTGGTTTGTCGTTTAGCAGGCGCCGAAGGCCGTCAATGTCGCCAGATTGCAGGAGTTCAAAACTGCGTTGGGATGAGTCCATGTGATCCCCCGTAATTCATTAGCACTGCTAACGAAATATAGGATTTCTGCTCCGCTGTCAAGAAGATTGTTAGCAATGCTAAACTTCTCCTTATGGCACGCGTCCGAAAAACGAATCCAACCGAAGTCGCCGATCGGCTGCATTCCGCCGCCATCCATCTCTTGCGCCACGCGCGTCAGCGGGATGTACTGACCCAGGAAGGGCCGGCTCGCCTCTCGGCCTTGTCAGTGCTCGTGTTCATCGGGCCGATGACGCTTGGGCAACTGGCGGCTGCGGAACAGGTCAAGCCGCCCACGATGAGCCGCATCGTTGCCGGCTTGAAGGCCGCAGGACTCGTGAAGAGCGAAGGAGACGCCCAGGATGCCCGGCGGATTCACGTCAGTGCCACGTCAAAAGGCCGGACTCTGTTACAGCAGGCGAGGGAACGAAGAATCCAACTGCTCGCCGAGACATTCGCGGGAGTGAGCGATCCGGAGATACTGATTCTGCAAGAGGCTGCCGAGATCATCGAAAAAGCTGTGCGCGCGGCGCGGTGAGTCCCCGGTCTGGGGCGCGAGCGAGACGGGGCAAGCCCCGTCTCTACGGCTAATATTCTTGAGGAGCGATAAAGTAGTTACGCTTCGTCGGCCACTGGATTCCGCAATGTCCCGATGCCTTCAATCGACACTTCAATCACATCTCCGGCGACCACCGGTCCAACCCCTTGCGGAGTGCCGGTCGCGATCAAGTCGCCCGCTTCCAGAGTCATGATCTGCGAGATGTAGCGCAGGACGATGCCGAGCGAGAAGATGAAATCCTTGGTGTTGCCCGACTGACGCACTTCGCCATTGACGTGCGTCTCGACCTGAATACCCGACCACGGATCCAGTTCATCGTTCACTACGGGGCCCACGGGACAAAACGTGTTGAAACCTTTGGCGCGCGCCCATTGATCGTCTTTCTTCTGCAGATCGCGGGCGGTGAAGTCATTCACGCATGTGTAGCCGAGGATGTAGGGACGGGTGTCCTCGTCAGGCGGCAGTTTGTGACAGCGTTTCGCGATCACGACGCCCAGTTCTCCC belongs to Acidobacteriota bacterium and includes:
- a CDS encoding fumarylacetoacetate hydrolase family protein; the encoded protein is MKYCRFQQNTHAQYGLIESVAGRDAIVRILLAPPEEAGGDLEGLRTRRIEPIAMEEASLLAPVRPSKIVCVGRNYREHAAELGNEVPTEPLLFFKPPSALLAPGGIILRPKASERTDYEGELGVVIAKRCHKLPPDEDTRPYILGYTCVNDFTARDLQKKDDQWARAKGFNTFCPVGPVVNDELDPWSGIQVETHVNGEVRQSGNTKDFIFSLGIVLRYISQIMTLEAGDLIATGTPQGVGPVVAGDVIEVSIEGIGTLRNPVADEA
- a CDS encoding MarR family transcriptional regulator produces the protein MARVRKTNPTEVADRLHSAAIHLLRHARQRDVLTQEGPARLSALSVLVFIGPMTLGQLAAAEQVKPPTMSRIVAGLKAAGLVKSEGDAQDARRIHVSATSKGRTLLQQARERRIQLLAETFAGVSDPEILILQEAAEIIEKAVRAAR
- a CDS encoding ankyrin repeat domain-containing protein; this translates as MDSSQRSFELLQSGDIDGLRRLLNDKPAAAESKDANGVSLLMHAIYRGQRDLAEAIAGQKQELDIFEAASLGRLDRLRECLRDAAAVNSYSKDGFTALHFASYFGQPDSARLLLAQGAKADAVASNPTQVMPLHSAASARNLDAARLLLEHGAPVNAQQQLGWVPIHAAALNGDRPMVDLFLKHGADPTIANDDGKTAAKVARDKGHSEIADLLEQRTPKS